One window of Nitrospira sp. genomic DNA carries:
- a CDS encoding sigma-70 family RNA polymerase sigma factor: MEEGTTRGVIQRLLEHESAFRQFVRRRVGDEGIVDDILQQSLTRAVERSHSLNNEHSVLAWFYRILRHAVADYYRSHGAEARRNEALQRELTISSSHQEPPLDELQATACTCLHALLPSLHGNYAELIKRVDLNGESPAQVAKGLKISRNNLTVRLHRARQSLRASLEDACGICSRHGCLNCTCG; the protein is encoded by the coding sequence ATGGAGGAGGGAACCACGAGGGGGGTCATTCAACGACTTTTGGAACACGAGTCCGCCTTCAGGCAATTTGTCCGCCGTCGAGTCGGCGATGAAGGTATCGTGGACGATATCCTGCAACAAAGCCTCACCAGAGCGGTCGAGCGTTCCCACTCGCTGAATAACGAGCACAGCGTGCTCGCCTGGTTTTATCGAATTCTCCGGCACGCGGTGGCCGATTACTATCGCTCTCACGGAGCCGAGGCTCGTCGAAATGAGGCTTTACAGCGGGAATTGACCATTTCGAGCAGTCATCAGGAGCCGCCATTGGACGAACTACAGGCCACCGCTTGCACCTGCCTTCACGCTCTTCTGCCCAGCCTCCATGGAAACTATGCCGAACTCATCAAACGCGTCGATCTCAATGGCGAATCACCGGCACAGGTCGCGAAGGGGCTCAAGATCTCGCGGAACAATCTTACGGTTCGCTTGCACAGAGCTCGTCAGTCCTTACGCGCTTCTTTGGAAGACGCTTGCGGCATTTGCAGTAGACATGGCTGTTTGAACTGTACCTGCGGCTGA
- the secA gene encoding preprotein translocase subunit SecA, translated as MVTQVLNLIFGSKNDREIKTLRPIVEQINGLEAGLTPLSDQALADKTQDFKKRLEAGQTLDDILPEAFAVCREMSRRKLNMRHFDVQLIGGMILHRGRIAEMKTGEGKTLVATLPIYLNALEGKGAHLVTVNDYLAKRDAQWMGQLYHALGLSTGIIQHDASFIYDPTYDASDKRLQHLRPCTRPEAYRADITYGTNNEYGFDYLRDNLVVTDLNQCVQRELNFAIVDEVDSILIDEARTPLIISGPTDQTTDLYYRINAIIPQLKAEADYTIEEKTKTAALTEDGNARVEKLLGVDNLYDPAHMDMVHHVVKALQAYTLYKRDVDYVVKDGEVIIVDEFTGRLMPGRRWSDGLHQAVEAKEGVKIANENQTLASVTFQNYFRMYKKLSGMTGTADTEAAEFAKIYNLDVNVVPTNRQMIRQDYADVVYRTEKEKFAAIVEEIKECHERGQPVLVGTISIEKSERLAGLLNRNGVKHNVLNAKQHEREAEIVAQAGGKGAVTIATNMAGRGTDILLGGNPDFMYKQVLYREENLPENRKLEIYEGIRSDCDKNKQEVLAAGGLHILGTERHESRRIDNQLRGRAGRQGDPGTSRFYLSLEDDLMRIFASERVSQLMLKLGMEEGIPIEHGMVTRAIANAQKKVEAHNFEIRKQLLEYDDVMNKQREVIYRHRRAVLNGDNLTNDLHDMMAGSVESSLNVYCPPDQYPEEWDVKGLTEVMQSQFGLDITQGKHDGGDSLRDVGRDALQEDLRAHVRDAYTRKEQELSSDLMRFLEKTFMLQVIDHHWKDHLLAMDHLRDGIGLRGYGQKDPLIEYKREGFDLFAGMMERIKSDTLDRLFHVQAVRHEGEQPAHSPQPVISRPQPRLTLNRGDEPAAAPAPVHRAENKVGRNDPCPCGSGKKYKKCHGA; from the coding sequence ATGGTCACGCAAGTACTCAATCTGATCTTCGGCAGTAAAAACGACCGCGAAATCAAGACCCTCCGGCCGATCGTGGAGCAGATCAACGGCTTGGAGGCCGGACTCACGCCGCTCTCCGATCAAGCCCTTGCGGACAAGACACAGGACTTCAAGAAGCGGCTTGAAGCAGGTCAGACGCTGGACGACATCTTGCCCGAAGCGTTTGCCGTGTGCCGAGAAATGTCCCGGCGCAAGCTCAACATGCGGCATTTCGACGTGCAACTGATCGGCGGGATGATTCTCCACCGTGGCCGCATCGCTGAAATGAAAACCGGTGAAGGGAAGACCTTGGTGGCAACGCTCCCCATCTATCTGAATGCGCTCGAAGGTAAAGGCGCCCATCTCGTCACCGTCAACGATTATCTCGCCAAGCGTGACGCCCAGTGGATGGGGCAGCTCTACCATGCGTTGGGTCTATCCACCGGCATCATTCAACACGACGCGTCGTTCATCTATGACCCAACCTACGATGCGTCCGATAAGCGACTGCAACACCTTCGCCCTTGCACAAGACCTGAGGCGTATCGCGCCGACATCACCTACGGCACCAACAACGAATATGGGTTCGACTATCTCCGCGACAACCTCGTGGTCACCGACTTGAATCAATGCGTCCAACGCGAGTTGAACTTCGCCATCGTCGACGAAGTCGACAGCATTTTGATCGATGAAGCGCGGACGCCGTTGATCATCTCAGGCCCGACCGACCAGACCACCGACCTCTATTACCGAATCAACGCGATCATTCCGCAACTCAAAGCCGAGGCGGACTACACCATCGAAGAAAAGACCAAAACCGCTGCGCTCACCGAAGACGGCAACGCGCGCGTTGAAAAACTTCTCGGCGTCGACAATCTGTACGATCCGGCCCACATGGACATGGTCCATCACGTGGTGAAAGCCTTGCAAGCCTACACGCTCTATAAACGAGACGTGGACTACGTCGTAAAGGATGGCGAAGTCATCATCGTGGATGAATTTACCGGCCGCTTAATGCCGGGTCGGCGGTGGAGCGACGGGCTGCATCAAGCCGTCGAGGCCAAAGAGGGCGTGAAGATCGCCAACGAGAATCAGACGCTCGCGTCGGTGACCTTTCAAAATTACTTCCGCATGTACAAGAAACTGAGCGGCATGACCGGTACAGCGGACACGGAAGCCGCCGAATTCGCCAAGATCTATAACCTCGACGTCAACGTCGTGCCGACCAACCGCCAAATGATTCGGCAAGATTATGCCGACGTCGTGTATCGAACCGAGAAGGAAAAGTTCGCAGCGATCGTCGAAGAGATCAAAGAATGCCATGAGCGCGGACAGCCGGTATTGGTCGGAACCATTTCGATCGAAAAGTCGGAGAGACTCGCCGGACTCTTGAATCGCAACGGGGTCAAGCACAACGTCCTCAACGCCAAGCAGCACGAACGCGAAGCCGAAATCGTCGCGCAAGCCGGCGGTAAAGGCGCGGTCACCATTGCCACGAACATGGCGGGTCGAGGCACCGATATTCTATTAGGCGGCAATCCGGACTTCATGTACAAGCAAGTGCTCTATCGGGAAGAGAACCTCCCGGAGAACCGCAAGCTTGAAATCTATGAGGGCATCAGATCCGATTGCGACAAGAACAAGCAGGAAGTCCTCGCGGCCGGCGGCCTCCATATCCTCGGTACGGAACGACACGAGAGCCGCCGCATCGACAACCAGCTCCGAGGACGGGCAGGCCGCCAGGGCGATCCAGGAACATCGAGATTCTACCTATCGTTGGAAGACGACCTGATGCGGATCTTCGCTTCGGAACGGGTGTCACAGCTGATGCTCAAGCTCGGCATGGAGGAAGGCATCCCCATCGAACACGGGATGGTGACTCGCGCGATCGCGAACGCCCAAAAGAAAGTTGAAGCGCATAACTTTGAAATCCGCAAACAGCTGCTTGAATACGACGACGTCATGAACAAGCAGCGCGAAGTGATCTATCGACATCGCCGGGCCGTGCTGAACGGAGACAACCTCACCAATGACCTTCATGACATGATGGCCGGTTCCGTGGAATCGTCCCTCAATGTGTATTGTCCCCCCGATCAATACCCTGAGGAATGGGACGTCAAAGGTTTAACTGAGGTCATGCAGAGTCAGTTCGGGTTGGATATCACCCAGGGTAAGCACGACGGGGGAGACTCGCTGCGCGACGTCGGACGTGACGCATTACAGGAAGACCTTCGAGCCCACGTGCGGGACGCCTATACTAGAAAAGAACAAGAACTAAGCTCAGACCTGATGCGTTTTCTTGAGAAGACGTTCATGCTCCAGGTGATCGATCATCATTGGAAGGATCATCTGCTTGCGATGGACCACCTGCGCGACGGTATCGGTCTCCGCGGCTACGGACAGAAAGATCCACTGATTGAGTATAAACGTGAAGGGTTTGACCTCTTCGCCGGCATGATGGAACGAATCAAATCCGATACGCTCGATCGACTGTTTCATGTGCAGGCGGTCCGCCACGAAGGAGAACAACCGGCGCACTCACCGCAACCGGTCATCTCGCGTCCGCAGCCCAGGCTCACCTTGAATCGTGGCGACGAGCCGGCGGCTGCGCCGGCTCCCGTCCACCGAGCCGAAAACAAGGTCGGCCGCAATGATCCATGCCCTTGCGGCAGCGGGAAAAAATACAAAAAGTGCCACGGGGCGTGA
- a CDS encoding heavy metal translocating P-type ATPase, translating into MSGQIPMIQIPSRAGSEIDPVCGMTVDPTTAAGHYDYEGKTYHFCAVSCLARFKADPDRFVKPAPADLISLSKKKPLPMMMPAQPEPAIGEIDPVCGMTIQPDAAAGSYEYRGKKYYFCAARCLEKFRADPEYYLSPPERRVPKLAPISASGAVKYVCPMDPEVLENKPGACPVCGMALEPADVTAPDTRTEYTCPVHPEIVQAEPGNCPICGMALEPRAVTVEETNPELVDMTRRFWQSVILGAPIFALMISEMLPSQPLQHLFSGGALIWFQFLLATPVVLWIGRPLFERAWSSIVNRHLNMFTLIGLGTGAAYLYSVAATLVPELFPDSFRVYGGELAVYFEPAVAIIALVLLGQVLELRARSRTSSALKALLGLAPKTARVVRLDGREDDIPLEQVQVGDRLRVRPGEKIPVDGVVLEGASAVDESMVTGESIPVEKQPGQKVVGATVNGTGSFVMRAERVGRETLLSQIVRMVSEAQRTRAPIQRLADVVAAYFVPMVILVAAITFVLWALYGPEPRMAYALLNAVAVLIIACPCALGLATPMSIMVGTGRGATAGVLIRNAEALETLAKVDVLVVDKTGTLTEGKPRLITVAPVPDFSEAELLRLTAGLEQNSEHPLASAIVSGARDKGILLSKVEDFRSVTGKGITGMIEDRAVAVGTLLLLNELGIETKPLLVQAEPLRQEGQTVMFAAIDGKPAGLLGVADPVKSTTPEAIDLLHREGLRLVMLTGDNRTTAEAVARRLQIDEVQADVLPEQKAAVIKRFQDEGHVVAMAGDGINDAPALAQAQVGIAMGTGTDVAMESAGVTLVKGDLRAIARARRLSHATMRNIRQNLFFAFIYNTLGVPIAAGVLYPFVGVLLSPMIASAAMTFSSVSVIANALRLRNVSL; encoded by the coding sequence ATGAGTGGCCAGATACCGATGATCCAAATCCCTTCGCGCGCCGGATCGGAGATCGACCCGGTATGCGGGATGACGGTGGACCCAACTACTGCGGCAGGGCATTACGACTACGAAGGCAAGACGTACCATTTTTGTGCGGTATCCTGTCTCGCCAGATTCAAGGCCGATCCAGATCGGTTCGTGAAACCGGCGCCGGCCGACCTCATTTCACTGAGCAAGAAAAAACCATTGCCGATGATGATGCCGGCTCAGCCGGAGCCGGCAATCGGTGAAATCGACCCTGTGTGCGGGATGACGATACAACCAGACGCGGCCGCCGGTTCGTACGAGTATCGCGGGAAGAAATACTATTTCTGCGCCGCCAGGTGTCTTGAGAAATTCCGAGCTGATCCCGAGTATTACCTCAGTCCACCGGAACGGCGTGTTCCGAAACTAGCACCTATATCAGCCAGCGGAGCCGTCAAGTATGTTTGCCCGATGGACCCTGAGGTGCTCGAAAACAAACCCGGGGCTTGTCCTGTGTGTGGTATGGCATTGGAGCCGGCCGATGTAACCGCTCCTGATACCCGAACCGAATACACCTGTCCGGTGCATCCGGAGATCGTGCAAGCCGAGCCTGGAAATTGTCCGATTTGCGGGATGGCGTTAGAGCCGCGCGCGGTGACGGTGGAGGAAACCAATCCGGAGCTGGTCGATATGACCCGCCGGTTCTGGCAGAGCGTCATTCTTGGCGCTCCAATTTTTGCCCTGATGATTTCCGAGATGTTGCCGAGCCAACCGTTACAACACCTCTTCTCCGGAGGAGCATTGATCTGGTTTCAGTTCCTGCTGGCCACGCCCGTTGTGCTCTGGATCGGTCGGCCGCTGTTTGAACGGGCCTGGTCTTCCATCGTCAACCGTCATCTGAATATGTTTACCTTAATCGGTCTGGGCACCGGTGCGGCCTATCTCTACAGCGTTGCAGCCACGCTTGTCCCCGAGTTGTTCCCCGATTCGTTCCGTGTGTATGGCGGTGAGCTAGCCGTCTACTTCGAGCCGGCCGTCGCCATCATCGCCCTGGTCTTATTAGGGCAAGTCTTGGAGCTGCGGGCACGTAGTCGAACCAGTAGTGCCCTGAAGGCCCTTTTGGGGCTCGCTCCGAAAACCGCTCGCGTCGTCCGACTGGATGGTCGTGAAGACGATATTCCGTTGGAACAGGTTCAGGTCGGCGATCGGTTGCGCGTGCGACCGGGCGAGAAGATTCCCGTCGATGGGGTTGTGCTGGAAGGTGCGAGCGCTGTCGACGAATCGATGGTGACCGGCGAGTCGATCCCTGTGGAGAAACAGCCGGGCCAGAAAGTGGTGGGAGCCACCGTCAATGGAACGGGGAGCTTCGTCATGCGGGCTGAGCGAGTTGGCCGCGAGACACTGCTCTCGCAGATCGTGCGCATGGTCAGTGAGGCGCAGCGCACGCGCGCGCCGATTCAACGATTGGCTGATGTCGTGGCCGCCTACTTTGTGCCGATGGTCATCTTGGTCGCCGCCATCACTTTTGTGCTGTGGGCGCTGTACGGCCCGGAACCTCGGATGGCCTACGCTCTCTTGAATGCCGTGGCGGTGTTGATCATCGCCTGCCCCTGTGCCTTGGGGCTCGCGACACCGATGTCGATCATGGTCGGAACTGGTCGTGGCGCAACAGCAGGGGTGCTGATCCGCAATGCCGAAGCGCTCGAGACCTTGGCCAAGGTCGATGTTCTGGTGGTCGATAAGACCGGGACGTTGACGGAGGGCAAACCGCGCTTAATCACCGTCGCCCCTGTGCCTGACTTTAGTGAGGCGGAGCTGCTCCGGCTCACCGCTGGCCTGGAACAGAACAGTGAGCATCCGTTGGCGTCGGCCATTGTATCCGGCGCTCGGGACAAGGGGATTCTGCTATCGAAGGTAGAGGACTTTCGTTCTGTCACGGGGAAGGGAATCACCGGCATGATCGAAGATCGTGCAGTGGCCGTCGGTACCCTGTTGCTTCTTAACGAGCTGGGGATCGAGACGAAACCGCTGCTGGTCCAGGCCGAACCACTTAGGCAAGAGGGCCAGACCGTCATGTTCGCGGCGATCGACGGTAAGCCGGCTGGGCTGCTGGGAGTGGCGGATCCAGTCAAGTCCACCACGCCGGAAGCCATCGACTTGTTGCACCGTGAGGGCCTGCGCCTCGTGATGTTGACCGGCGACAATCGGACGACCGCTGAGGCTGTGGCGCGCCGGCTCCAAATCGACGAGGTTCAGGCCGATGTCTTACCTGAGCAAAAGGCGGCGGTCATCAAGCGGTTCCAGGACGAAGGGCACGTTGTGGCCATGGCGGGAGACGGGATCAACGATGCACCGGCCTTGGCGCAGGCGCAGGTGGGGATTGCGATGGGGACGGGAACCGATGTGGCGATGGAAAGCGCGGGGGTCACGCTCGTGAAGGGCGATCTTCGAGCCATCGCACGCGCGCGGCGACTGAGTCACGCCACGATGCGCAATATTCGCCAGAATCTGTTCTTCGCCTTCATTTACAATACGCTGGGCGTGCCGATCGCAGCTGGAGTCCTCTATCCGTTCGTCGGAGTCCTTTTGAGTCCCATGATCGCGAGCGCGGCGATGACGTTCAGTTCCGTGTCGGTCATCGCGAATGCGCTGCGATTACGGAACGTGTCTCTGTAA
- a CDS encoding helix-turn-helix domain-containing protein, protein MNKSLLRVDEAAEYLSVSRWTIYRWVEEGKLRGAKIGKGSLRIFNESVQCLIQKTEVLSDGTLSGSIRHRTP, encoded by the coding sequence ATGAACAAATCACTCTTGCGCGTAGACGAGGCGGCAGAATATTTGAGTGTAAGCCGATGGACGATCTACCGATGGGTGGAAGAGGGCAAGTTGCGGGGGGCCAAGATCGGGAAGGGCAGTCTGCGCATTTTTAATGAGTCGGTTCAATGCTTGATCCAGAAGACCGAGGTCCTCAGTGACGGCACGTTGTCTGGCTCCATCCGTCACCGTACGCCGTGA
- a CDS encoding TlpA disulfide reductase family protein: MKRTYNMTLLRMMILSLVLAISSGMVWGMGSRVPAVGTTAEDFRLPDLTGKEQSLSQYRGRVVLVNFWATWCKPCTTEMPAMQAIYDKLREKGFVVLAINELEDDAQVREHIKQHGHTFPVLMDRDNKVANQFGVFGLPVSVFIDEKGVVQEYIKGGLLTEQVILDTVARIQKPESMKAASLR; encoded by the coding sequence ATGAAGAGAACCTACAACATGACTCTCTTAAGAATGATGATCCTGAGTCTTGTGCTGGCCATCTCTAGCGGCATGGTGTGGGGAATGGGTTCACGAGTGCCGGCGGTGGGGACAACCGCAGAGGATTTTCGCTTACCTGACCTGACGGGTAAGGAGCAGAGCTTGAGCCAATATCGAGGCCGGGTTGTGCTGGTGAACTTCTGGGCCACCTGGTGTAAGCCCTGCACGACGGAAATGCCCGCCATGCAGGCTATCTATGACAAGCTCCGTGAGAAGGGATTCGTGGTGTTGGCCATCAATGAACTGGAAGACGATGCCCAGGTGCGAGAGCACATCAAGCAACATGGCCATACGTTCCCGGTGCTCATGGATCGAGACAACAAGGTCGCGAACCAATTCGGGGTCTTCGGCCTCCCGGTCAGCGTGTTTATCGATGAAAAGGGCGTGGTCCAAGAATACATCAAGGGCGGGCTGCTGACCGAGCAAGTGATCCTCGACACGGTAGCGCGCATCCAGAAACCGGAATCGATGAAGGCTGCCTCTCTGCGATAG
- a CDS encoding transporter, with amino-acid sequence MTRKLLCCALALGGVVGMVLSMLSPSRVEASCGAVTCFVVIGSQQQVSPAGMLTTNLVYNYTPASPGPDGANTIPFANQQTKQLILGNTQVDNLETLVQTAALNLNYGLTERFGFEVMLPYKWVQSIGQFGPGTVSNYDNNGLGDVMAKLKYNMLPTLRSMFVLDMAVYFPTGTYQQTGPNGQYAESTLQLGRGAFGFQPGFYQTYEILPHRLNQFSQGAWRYSLRNSDGYQFGQEFSLNAGFNIVTVPWLVLTEQINFRYKTQDSMDAALYQFYGPPIDRALPVDLTVISRSVPTTNFTFVGFSTGVLVNLWDYAQAYFIAQIPIYRDFNGNLQQDTSFVAGVTRSFRVLGGS; translated from the coding sequence ATGACGCGCAAGCTCTTGTGCTGTGCTCTCGCTCTCGGTGGTGTAGTTGGAATGGTGCTTTCGATGCTCAGTCCATCCAGGGTCGAGGCGTCTTGCGGCGCGGTCACTTGCTTTGTCGTCATCGGGTCGCAACAGCAGGTTTCGCCTGCGGGGATGCTCACCACGAACCTCGTGTACAACTACACGCCCGCCTCTCCCGGACCGGATGGGGCGAACACGATCCCCTTTGCGAACCAGCAAACCAAACAACTCATTTTGGGCAATACCCAGGTCGACAATCTGGAAACGCTCGTGCAAACGGCGGCGCTGAATCTGAACTATGGCCTTACGGAACGTTTTGGATTCGAAGTGATGCTGCCGTATAAGTGGGTGCAGTCCATCGGCCAGTTTGGACCGGGCACGGTCTCGAACTATGACAACAACGGACTGGGCGATGTGATGGCGAAGCTGAAATACAACATGCTCCCGACCCTACGGAGCATGTTCGTGCTGGATATGGCCGTCTATTTTCCGACGGGCACATATCAGCAGACGGGACCGAACGGTCAATATGCGGAATCCACGCTCCAGCTCGGCCGCGGCGCGTTCGGTTTCCAACCAGGCTTCTACCAGACCTACGAAATTCTCCCCCATCGGCTGAATCAGTTTTCGCAGGGGGCTTGGCGCTATAGCCTCCGCAATTCTGACGGCTATCAGTTCGGGCAGGAATTCTCGCTCAACGCGGGTTTCAACATTGTGACGGTTCCCTGGCTGGTTCTGACCGAACAGATCAACTTCCGGTACAAGACTCAGGACAGTATGGACGCGGCGCTGTACCAGTTCTACGGACCACCGATCGATCGGGCGTTACCGGTTGATTTGACCGTAATCAGCCGTTCTGTCCCGACGACGAACTTCACGTTTGTCGGGTTTTCGACCGGCGTGCTGGTCAATCTGTGGGACTATGCCCAGGCCTATTTCATCGCGCAGATTCCGATCTACCGAGATTTCAACGGCAACCTGCAACAGGACACGAGCTTCGTGGCAGGGGTGACGAGGAGCTTTCGAGTCCTGGGTGGGTCGTAA
- a CDS encoding IS1380 family transposase produces MPELPSERPRLPFEIDDRIDPTLVTAHAGVPLVIELFRRMGVAQSINAQVRIKQRQRGLAPAQLVETLLALWTAGGDRCQDLKTLRTDVALATLLGYELPAATTIRDFLEAFHGEHPPLWRTGEKTAIPEESAPLAGVGAANRRVLAAVQHQAPQRTATLDVDATILEAHKRTAAVTYEGSRGYQPVIVVWAEQDLIVHDEFRDGNVPAGCGNVRVLERAVASLPAGITQTFVRGDSALYEQEVLAWCEQPARRIGYAISADMSPPLHAEITRLPECAWQSDRDEPDVIREWAEVPYVPDDKDYRKDRPCVRRYLAVRVRKRQSDLFADGSTVKHFAIVTNREGDGLVLIRWHREKAGTVEHVHHVLKNELAAAALPSQKFGANAAWFRLNILTYNLLSALKRLALPRDLSEARPKRLRFLVFNTVGTVVHHARRTLLRLTSTVQQALMALARSKILALSSA; encoded by the coding sequence ATGCCTGAGCTGCCGTCTGAACGTCCTCGGCTACCGTTCGAGATTGATGACCGGATTGATCCGACGCTGGTCACTGCGCATGCGGGGGTGCCGCTGGTGATCGAACTGTTTCGCCGCATGGGAGTGGCGCAGAGCATCAATGCCCAGGTCCGGATCAAGCAGCGCCAGCGCGGCTTGGCGCCCGCGCAGTTGGTGGAAACGCTGCTCGCGCTATGGACGGCGGGCGGGGATCGTTGCCAGGACCTCAAGACGCTGCGTACGGATGTCGCGCTGGCGACGTTGCTGGGCTACGAGTTGCCTGCGGCCACTACGATACGGGACTTCTTGGAGGCGTTTCATGGGGAGCATCCTCCGTTGTGGCGCACCGGCGAGAAGACGGCCATCCCTGAGGAGTCGGCGCCCCTGGCGGGCGTCGGGGCCGCGAATCGGCGAGTCCTCGCTGCTGTCCAGCACCAGGCGCCGCAACGCACGGCGACGCTGGATGTGGATGCCACGATTCTGGAAGCCCACAAGCGCACGGCGGCAGTGACGTATGAGGGCTCGCGGGGCTATCAACCTGTCATCGTCGTCTGGGCCGAGCAGGACCTGATCGTGCACGATGAATTCCGAGATGGGAATGTGCCGGCGGGGTGCGGCAACGTGCGGGTCCTGGAGCGGGCCGTCGCGAGCCTACCAGCGGGGATCACGCAGACCTTCGTCCGAGGCGATAGCGCCTTGTATGAGCAAGAGGTGCTCGCGTGGTGTGAGCAGCCCGCGCGCAGAATCGGCTATGCGATCAGTGCCGACATGAGTCCGCCACTACACGCCGAGATCACGCGGCTACCAGAGTGCGCCTGGCAGTCAGACCGCGACGAGCCGGACGTGATCCGCGAGTGGGCCGAGGTGCCGTACGTGCCTGATGACAAGGACTATCGGAAGGATCGGCCCTGTGTGCGCCGGTATCTAGCCGTGCGGGTCCGCAAGCGGCAGAGCGACCTGTTTGCCGATGGCAGCACCGTGAAGCATTTCGCGATCGTGACGAACCGGGAGGGGGACGGACTCGTCCTGATCCGTTGGCACCGGGAGAAAGCCGGCACCGTCGAACATGTGCATCATGTCTTGAAGAACGAGTTGGCGGCTGCGGCGCTCCCCAGCCAGAAGTTCGGCGCCAACGCCGCCTGGTTCCGGCTCAACATCCTGACCTACAACCTGCTCAGCGCGTTGAAGCGCCTGGCCTTACCCAGAGATTTGTCGGAGGCGCGGCCGAAGCGGTTGCGGTTTCTGGTGTTCAATACGGTCGGGACAGTCGTTCATCATGCCCGGCGCACGCTGTTACGGCTCACGTCCACAGTCCAGCAGGCCCTCATGGCTCTGGCGCGGAGCAAAATCTTGGCTCTCAGCTCCGCTTAG
- a CDS encoding energy transducer TonB, with protein MTSTDENRFFVPAWGISLALHGVVVALALAFAAQVKPVLQKDLFQWDVALVESAKSESIPEQAQSVVTPEQLSAKVMPQPRLKRVTEASQAVRPLEQKIEPPPPTIEPVQTLEQKVESPQPREEPMEQRIVESAESKVEPAVETKEPVAVAAAPTPSHEAVTQQEAPAESSSQEARVDTAPVEVAKAPAPGPETKVDHRWLAESLWRRVAELKRYPNQARMNGQEGKVVLKAIIRSDGHLADVSVQKSSGHSVLDDAAIETVKLACPLHMKHAIGKPQIVVSLPIVYSLAN; from the coding sequence ATGACATCGACAGATGAAAACCGATTCTTTGTTCCAGCCTGGGGCATTTCGCTGGCCCTGCATGGAGTGGTGGTTGCCTTAGCACTGGCTTTTGCCGCACAGGTCAAACCAGTCTTGCAGAAGGACTTGTTCCAGTGGGACGTGGCGTTGGTGGAGTCGGCGAAGTCTGAATCCATCCCGGAACAAGCTCAATCAGTCGTGACGCCGGAACAGCTATCGGCGAAGGTCATGCCTCAGCCACGTCTCAAACGAGTGACAGAGGCATCTCAGGCGGTAAGACCATTGGAGCAGAAAATCGAGCCGCCGCCACCGACGATCGAACCGGTACAAACGCTCGAACAGAAGGTGGAAAGCCCTCAGCCTCGCGAAGAACCGATGGAACAACGTATTGTCGAGAGCGCTGAATCGAAGGTCGAGCCTGCCGTAGAGACGAAGGAACCAGTTGCGGTTGCAGCAGCTCCTACGCCATCGCATGAGGCTGTCACCCAACAAGAGGCACCTGCAGAATCCTCGTCACAGGAAGCTCGCGTGGATACCGCGCCGGTGGAGGTGGCTAAGGCTCCGGCGCCCGGTCCGGAAACGAAGGTGGATCATCGGTGGTTGGCCGAGTCGCTGTGGCGGCGGGTGGCCGAGCTCAAGCGCTATCCGAATCAGGCTCGCATGAACGGCCAAGAAGGGAAAGTGGTCTTGAAAGCCATCATTCGATCGGACGGCCATTTGGCCGACGTATCCGTCCAGAAGAGTTCTGGACATAGCGTACTTGATGACGCGGCGATCGAGACGGTGAAATTGGCCTGTCCACTCCATATGAAGCATGCCATCGGAAAGCCGCAGATCGTCGTGAGTCTTCCGATCGTGTATAGTCTAGCCAATTAG
- a CDS encoding thioredoxin domain-containing protein, with the protein MNRSQKWMRRLVVLVGAVWLLTVPFNAMAAKPELKGKFEILKDEPSTHQPGKVKVVEFADFYCPHCHHFEETGVPLLLKEFGNKVDITMVGFPVIPGKLPTAFDMYEQAKMMGKGDQMRAILFRTIHKDKVDGVLDRSIRALLIKEAGLDVAAFEAGLESGKPARLFEEGRRWGERIKVSSTPSLLLDGNIKVDGANMTPENVVTIIRSILDADAKK; encoded by the coding sequence ATGAATCGTTCGCAGAAGTGGATGAGGAGACTTGTCGTGCTGGTCGGAGCCGTATGGTTGCTGACCGTGCCGTTCAACGCGATGGCGGCCAAACCAGAATTGAAGGGAAAATTCGAAATACTCAAGGACGAGCCGTCGACGCATCAGCCGGGGAAGGTGAAGGTCGTCGAGTTTGCGGACTTCTACTGCCCGCATTGCCATCATTTCGAGGAAACCGGGGTGCCGCTCCTCCTGAAAGAGTTCGGAAACAAGGTGGACATCACGATGGTCGGATTCCCCGTCATCCCGGGGAAGCTGCCGACCGCGTTTGATATGTATGAACAGGCCAAGATGATGGGGAAAGGCGACCAAATGCGGGCGATCTTGTTCCGCACGATCCACAAGGACAAGGTTGACGGTGTGCTGGATCGCTCCATACGTGCCTTGCTGATCAAAGAAGCCGGCTTGGACGTCGCGGCGTTCGAAGCAGGGCTGGAGAGTGGAAAGCCGGCCAGGTTGTTCGAAGAAGGTCGTCGATGGGGAGAGCGGATCAAGGTGTCGTCTACACCGTCGCTACTGCTGGACGGGAACATCAAAGTCGATGGTGCCAACATGACGCCTGAAAACGTTGTAACCATCATCCGGAGCATCCTCGATGCCGACGCAAAGAAGTGA